Within Vicia villosa cultivar HV-30 ecotype Madison, WI linkage group LG1, Vvil1.0, whole genome shotgun sequence, the genomic segment taataataattatatatgtaATGGCATGATGATAAACAAGGATAAGAACAAAATGTATCTCTCCCTTTTGATATCTGTGAGAGCAATAGATCAGAAAACCAAAATCCATTATTTACTCTTATGAGTTATCTCtgttctatttattttgtttaccCACACAATCAAAACAATCAAACAAATTTCATGAATAAAGAATAATCAAATAGTGTAAGAACCTGAATGTTATGGCTGACTCGAATGGTGGCACAAGATATTCCGACTGGGAGTGGTGGTGGTTGCCTGCGTTGCTGCTGCGTTGGGATTATGTACAGTGTGAATTGGCCTCCTTGGGAAGAGAATAGGTTTAGGAATTGTCAGTCGTGTGAATCCCCCATTGGTGAATTGGTCCCTCTTTTTATATTGCTCCTAAATTAGGTTTTGtttatacctaatgggcctactaaaactaaacctaataatcctaaaactaattctaataatagttaataatcctaataaaaattaatactaactaataataaaattaataatagcaatagttaatatatacaaattctataataataaccttagacaatattaataattatatcacctaatattaatattaatattaataataaaattaataatattaaatactaatagttagaagtaatcaaaattactaataataatccaaaaaaaatgcaaatgttagtaaaaggaaaataatattaacaaatgatgaagcccttgaaacacctgttaatcgcaccccgtttcattctcaggatattttataagagggcgggtttgacaataggaatgtcaaaccccatggctcttaattttgacccttgatgaattaaaagacatgaattgaccgggcaaattttggggtatgacatcgtgtggtgataacaatcttgttcatcaaggtTGATAGAAACTCATTATAAGTTTTGGtggatttcaaacaaaaaaaaatggtcATAAAATagtttttagtaaaaaaattactaaattaaaataacaaaataaatatgaaaattacTAAAAATGTTACACTTCATtagaaaatgaatataaaaatttGTGAAAGAAATTTAGTTACCTCAACGCTCAAATAAGTATGCGAGGATGAAGAATGAagtgaaattaaattaaataatttatcacCTCAATTCGACGCTGTTCATATATATAGAGAGGGGAAAATAATGAATTCTCTATTTATTATAAGTGAATTACAAAGAGTCGTTGATTGTACTTATAGTTGAGTTATTTTGTAATCATCGTGATGATAATTCTCATGTGTTGAAATTCTCTGAAGAGGGTGTGGTTCCTTCCTGTTTATCGGTCGGGATCAATATGATATGCCCATaacggtatatatatatatatatatatatatatatatatatatatatatatatatttatatttataagatTAAAATTCATTATTAACTTTATACTTTTCTCGATTTAGatcataataataattttgattaGTGAAAAAGCAGcagaaataatataaaaaattgcataaattaaaaaagtaaaaatgtATACAGGTTTGGTTGAACCATAACCTAACCTTGTTCCCAAAATGTCTTCTTAAAAGTTTGAGTATATATACTTTGAGCTTTTAAAGATTATGTTCACGTGTGAAGTCAAGCTTCCacatttgttttgatgaagacgaaCTATTATTTCAAAAAGTGGAATGACTCAAATATTCTAAGCACATCAAGTTTCAAAATATCTTCTAAGTCTTGAAGAAATTCCTTTGATGGATCAAATTATTAAAGGTATAGCATTTAACTCTCAAAATATACATACACGTGTTCAAATATATTTGTTCATATCATAAATTGCTTTGGTTTCAAAAAGATTTCAAAAGGTTGCAAAATATAGTCTTTTTAAAAGGTACTTTTGGCTACTAGTgttgctgtaaccggttacagcgtgcaaaatttcaaaaaatatgcaACGTTACTTTGTGTAACCGGGTAGCAGCAATGTTGTAACCTTTTCCACATTAAACATTGGCAAAAACTCTGAATTCTATTTTTTGAAATCTCAACACCTTTTTATTTTCAACCATTGCATTCACTCATGTTTTATACCCTTTTGAAGAGGAATTATGAAACTATAAAAACCTATTATTTTCAGATTTCGAAACACCTTTTCCAACATATATATCGTGAGGGGACTGGAATCCTCTCGGATTGTGCGGGGAACCAATATATATTGTTGTGTCTTTTATCTTTAAGCATTTTACTACTTTATCCACACTTAACCAAACTAGAAATTCCAttggtcctaattcaccccctcttaggcacACTTcatacttacaattggcatcagagtaggTCATAAGTAACCTGTTCCTAAAAGATCCatatggcttccgcaaatcaaaatttGGATTTTAGAGACAGTGGTAGCAACAACAAACCTCCATTGTTCTGTGGACAATACttttatttttggaaaattccgatgaaggctcatttagaagcacaaggagaagaagtatgagaGGCAGTCCTAGAAGGCCCTTTTGTTCCTGTAACTGTTGTCAATGGTGTTGGATCAAATAAACCTAAGGCTTCATGGGACGATAACGACAAAAagaaggttcttgctgacaaaaaggccattaatcttcttcaaggtgcactTAGCATGGACGAGtttttgctgacaaaaaggccatcaatcttcttcaaggtgcactTTGCATGGACGAGtttttgctgacaaaaaggccatcaatcttcttcaaggtgcactTAGCATGGACGAGtttttgctgacaaaaaggcCATCAATCTTCTTTAATGCACGATGATCCACCGGTGGAAGATGAAAATTTCATGCTCCTTGTTAAAAGACTTGGTAAGTTCTTTGGTAAAAATGATAAATCCTCTCAtgtaaaaagaaagaaacatTTCAGGAAAAAAGAGGCTTCCAATTCAACACAAGATGTTATATGTTATGAATGTGGTAAGCAAGGTCATATAAAACCATATTGCCCTAAACTCTCCAAGAATGGTGGTGTCAAAGGAAAAAAGGATTTCAAGAATAAAATGGCCTATgttgcatgggaagataatgagatAAGTTCACCATCTGATTCAGATAGTGACGAAAGTACAAATCTAGTATTGATGGCTTCACAGCATCCTGATGATGAGAacgatgaggttagtaatgaattttccattTATATTAATGTTGCCCAAGCTGccataaacaaaatattaaatgaatgcaaaatgttatatAGAACcatatcaacacaagaaaaacaaatcaaatctcttgaagagaaaattgaCACTATGCAAAAAGATttcgaggttgaaaagaaagaatatattgataaagaaaaacaaaaatctacatgtaataattgtgaatcactttcttttcaaattgtccaattaaagagAGTTCTTAAAAGATATGAAAAATGACAAATTGGTTTAGAGGGCGTCCCTAGTCAACAAATATATTCTAATGATAAAAGGTGGCTTGGTtattcaaagttctcaaaaccaagttctaataaaactatttttgttaAGTCTAGTGACCAAACATCCCAAGAGAAAGTTAACAAGCCTAAAGTGGTTCAGCACCATCCCTAAGAAAatatttcctaaaaagaaaccttatgttcctagatatagaagtaattttgttcctacatgtttttattgtggtataagtgtccatacacctaatgcttgctatgttagaaatTTTAGTGTGGCAAGTGGGCATTATGTGTGGGTAAACAAAGGTACTAATAATGAAGGACCCAAAGcagtttgggtacctaacaaaacttaatttgttttgtaggtatgcttgaagaccaaATCAAATCTATGGTATCTCGATAGTGGTTGTTCcaagcatatgacgggagacaTCAACAAATTTTCAAATCTAAAGCTTAAGGCCAAGGGTTATGTTACTTATGGAGATAAAAATAAAGGAAAGATTCTTGGcataggcaaagttggtgcaccacctttcacatccattgaagatgttctttatgttgaaggactaaagcataatcatCTTAGTAATAACCAATTATgtgacaaaggattcaagatcaAGTTCACTAAAGATGAATGCTTGATAAAAGACAAAGTCACACATGAGGTTAACCTTAAAGGTAaaagaattaataatatatttatgatttatcttgatgatttatctttgaaggtGAAACGTCTCATGGCAAACAATAacgactcatggctttggcacatAAGAATTGCTCATATTCATATGGAACATTTGAATAAATTAATGAAACATGATCTTGTCATTGGATTGCcaaagataaagtttgtcaaagatcgaCTTCGCAATGCATGTCAAAAAGGGAAGCAACCAAAATCAACTTTCatatctaagaatgttgtgtccaCTACAAGTTCATTACAATTGTTGCATATAGacttatttggtccatcaagaacAAGAAGTCTCAGAGTTAGTACTTGTTTGGAATCACGGTGGGGAACATAAAAAACGTACGTTTAATAGAAGCTACAATTAGTAGCTTCTCATTTCCACGGCAAAAAGCAACTGCCACTGTGATTTTATGCATTGGAAACGTGATACCAAACACATGCTTAATGTACATTCTTTGGTTATTGTTGACGATTTCTCTAGATATACTTGGACATTATTTTTAGTGCAGAAAAATGATGCATTCAAAGAATTCAAGAAATATGCAAAGCAAATTCAAAATGAGAAGTCACTAAAAATTGCCTCCATAAGAAGTGACCAtagtggagaatttcaaaatgcttcgtttgaagaattttgcgAAGAACATGGAATATCTCATAATTTATCGGCACCAAggactccccaacaaaatggagtagtggaaagaaagaatagatcacttgtggaacttgcaagaacaatgcttagcgatacaaatcttcctaaatacttttgggcggatgGGGTAagcatgacatgttttgtaagTAATAGAGTTaatattagacctatcttaaagaagactccatatgaacttttCAAAGGAAGGAAactaaatatttctttctttcacatttttggtTGTAAGTGTTTTATcttaaacaatgacaaagacaatcttggtaagtttgatgaaaaATCCGATGAAGGTatttttcttggttattctctttctagtaaagcctTTAGAATATATAACAAAAgaactttaaaaattaaagaatctatgcatgtatcttttgatgaataTAATCCCTCCAAGGAGGATATTTtttgtaatgatgatgatgatgaagatataGTAGTAATTCCTCAAGAAGATACTTCCTTGATGAATAATAAGAATCAATCAGAGCCTCACGGAGATACTTCCAAAATTATCAATGAAAATCAAACTGAACCTCAAggagaaacttcaaaagtcaacaatGAGAATCAAATAGAACTATTCAACAAGAATCAAATATCAATGATTTACCTGAAGAATGGAGAATTGATAGGGATCATCCAATTGATAAAGTCATTGGCGATATTAGTCAAGGCCTTACCACACGACTAAACCTTCAAGATGCTTGCTTAAACATGGCATTTatctctcaaattgaaccttctaaATTTGATGAAGCCTTCGGAGATGACCAATGGATAATTGTTacgcaagaagagctaaaccaattcGAAAGGAATCGAGTTTGGGAATTTGTTCCTAGACAAAgtgataaacacatcataggtacaaaATGGGTGTTTAAGAATAAGCTTGATGAGAATGGAATAACTAttcgaaacaaagcaaggttGGTGGCTCAAGGAtaaaatcaagaagaaggaatcaagtTTGATGGAACTTTCGCttcggttgcaaggttagaagttaTTCGTCtattacttgcttatgcttgctcaTTAAAATTTCAGCCTTTTCAAATGGACGTTAAAAGCACATTCTTGAATGGATACATAAATTAAGAAGTAAACGTCAAACAACCCTCGggctttgaagacttcaagaatcccttgttagaacaagatttgttctgatcaatattcttagttttgatgataacattatatatgaattttttataagacaatgtggtactctaatcctatgcattttccatttaagaaaatatatgaagagtatgcacaattcagcgcaagaagcactgtctcagaaggttcagtatgcaacttcagaacatgctctcgcaagacatcagaagatggttaagcacaatcagaacatggtctatggaagaatcaaaagaacttgagatcagaagcagaagcactgaagttcttatggtatcacgctagaagcacttcaaggtcagaagacaagaatatgctctacaccaagctgtttgactctgattaattcaaacgttgtatctacaaatatcagattagaagcaagtacaagatgggaggctacactgactgacataggaatgttagaagctattaaaggaaaagtcagtaaaagcaggaaaagcaaggctcgaggtagttgacaaaagagtgaaacgttaaatgcaatgctgtatggatcacgcaacgcattaaatgctcccaatggtcaccttctcaaacgcctataaatagaagttctgatgagaagcttgAAACAACACTCTGcgtaaaaatacagaaacgctgtaaaattcaaaagctctcaaacttcatcttcaacctcacttcattactgttgtaatatcttagtgagattaagcttaaacttaagagaaatatcacagttgtgattatagctttttaagaagcattgtataactcttataagaatttgtttacattcatttgtaaagaactagaggagatcaagttgcgattggattctctagaagtcttggagggtatctaagcattgtgttcctagagtgatcaggttgtgatcagaatactctagaagacttagaggttatctaagtggaaaaccattgtaatcaagattgattagtggattaaatcctcaggtgaggtaaatcactctaagggggtggacttgagtagtttcgttaacaacgaaccaggataaaaatcattgtgcaattgtttttatcttaagagtttttaaagtacacttgttcaacccccccccccccccctttctaagtgtttttctatccttcatccctCACATGTACTCAAGTTGAAAAGGGATATTTATAGTttaagcaagcaccaagagcatggtatgaacgTCTTAGCAACTTTTTATgcgaaaaaggttttgaaaaaggtaaagttgacAAAACTTTgcttataaagaaaattaaaaatcataCTTTATTAGTTCAAGTCTACATTGACGGCATCATATTCGtttcaacaaaaaaataattatgtgaagaatTCTCATCAATAATGCACGGAAAAtttgagatgtctatgatgggaaagctGAACTACTTTGTTGGATTACAAATCAAGAAATTAAAAGATGGCATCTTCATCAACCAATCCAAGCATTGCAAAGAATTATTGAAAAGATTTGACATGGATAATTGTAAAACAATGTTTACTCCTATGGGATCTGGTACATATGTGGATCAAGATGAATCTCGTGTctctattaatattataatatatcgaggtatgattggttcactATTATATTTGACGACAAGTCGTCCTGACATAACATTTAGTGCTTTTGTGTGTGCCCTCTTTCAAGCAAACCCGAAGGAATCTCATGTCACTGTGGTAAAAAGAATCATGAAATATCTGAAGGGAACAATGAACGTCggtctatggtatccaaaaggtagtGTATGTGATTtacttggttattctgacgcggactATGCAGGTTGCAAAACCAATCGCAAAAATAAAAGTGGAACTTGTCACATCTTAGGAAATGCTTTAGTATCATGGTCATGCAAGAAATAAGCATGTGCCGTTCTTAGCACGGCTGAAGTAGAATACATTGTAGCCAGAAGTTTTCGCGCTCAAATCTTATGGCTAAAACAACAACTCAGTGACTATGACTTAAATCTTTGATGCATATCTCTTCGATGCGACATAACAAGTGCAatcaatattacaaagaatccggtcatgaATTCTCGTACCAAACACATTGACATTCGAAATTATTTTCTTCGCGATGATGTTCTTAAAGGaaatgttgaagtcacttttgtggATACTCATAATCAGTTAgcagatatcttcacaaaacctctCGCAAAGGAACCGTTTTACAAAATTCGGTGAGAGCTTGGAATCCTAGATGAAGGTGATGTATGATTACTTCAAAATTTTATTCATTAACATCGTAATGAATCAACGATACACTTCTTTCTAAATTTTATGCTTTATAGCTATAATCAAAAGTTTCATTATATAGTATAATAACATGTTTATGTGCTAACTTCAAAAATTCCTTTCAAAATTTTGAGTTACAAAGCTATTGATTTTTGCCTCTGGACCTTCTGTAACCGTGTAGCAGCCatgttgtaaccggttacaacgttgtttttctttcttttttggccTGGACGAgaaggtgtaaccggttacccacCCTGCTGTAACTGATTACACCTGGGTAAAATGCAGCATACGTTTTGtttttttgcttgttttattaaaaaaaattatttttgttttattatgtttATATAACAAAAGTGTTTATTTGTTGATAAAAGTCATTTTAGTGTCACTCTCCAACATTATCTTCTTCCTTCCAACTTCTCCAAACTTCCTCAAACTTCTACAACTTCCTTCAACCTTCATAACTccaattttcttccataaaattttAACCTACTCAACCAATCCTCTATATAACCTCTTGTTATCAACAAATTAACTTCTCCAAAAACCCACATACTCCTAAATCCAGAAATCCCTCTTTCAAACCGTAACCTTAACTTCTTCAAATCCTTCAATGGCTTCAAGGAAACTCAAAGGGAAAAGGCGGATTGGTGAAACAAGTTTTGAACAAGAGGAAAACATCATTCATGCATCGACTCAAAAAGTTCAAAGAATCATCCAAGCCATTCGGTCTAGAGTTGTTCTTCCGGCCAAGTATGGTAACTTACCTTCCTTTCATCCTCTTAGTTTTAATTTTCTAGAGCTGTTGGTGTTTCAAAAAATTGATGGATTAGTGTCAGATCATGGGTATATTTATCCGGACAAAGTAAGAGAATTTTACATGAAATTTAAACCTTTTCCTAGAGAAGAAGAGGGTGTAGATGATGTGCTGACCACTAGGATTGGAAAGACTGACATATATTTGATTCTGGAAACCTTAGGAAAATATTTAGGGATTCCTCATACAGGACTGATTTTGCGTCAGGGTTTCAAACCATATTTTCTAGGTTATAATGCTcttgaatattatttttcaacCAGTTGGGTGTCTCAAGAAGAAGCCATTGGTAAGAAATCCCTATCTGTTCCGCGGTTTATCATGTATGCTTCCAACCTTTCTGTTAGTGATAGGATGCTACATTTTCTTATCACTTATGTCCTCATGCCAAAAATCTCCAATCATTCCCGCATTGATGATGTTGAACTTCAAATGTTATATGCTATCAAAAATAAGATTCACATTAATTGGGCTAATGTCATTTTGTACCACATGCACTATCTTAGTGGCTTGACAAGTGGTTTACCATATGACCGCTTTATCACTAAGATTCTACAACAATATGATTTTGATCTTCGAAGGTAACCAAGCGAAGATATGAACGAAAGTGAAATCAATGACAAATCGGCTTTGAAAAATACCGGAATTGTGATTGACAAAGAGGGAAAATTTCAATTTTGATCAAGTGACCCTTTTCCACCGGCTCCGGTAGACGGCTACTCTCTTGAAGGTAATTATAACAAGATGTGCTCAATTGAAAACACCATGAACCTTAATcatcaagaaagaaaacttgaaTTCACCTCCCTAAAGAGAATGATGAAAACTATGCTTAAGGAAATTCGAAAGAATAATGCTCAAAGGGTTGTTGAAGAAGAAcagaaagaagaaggagaaggagGAACTAGTAGAGATAAAGCGGAAGATGTGGAAAGTGGCTAGGAATTTGTtgctttattaatttattctattatGTTTTACTTACaagtacttttgtttatttaCTTTTCTAGTTTCCTTTTGAACAATTCTCTTATCTCTTGTTGTCTAACTTTGTTGGTTTGTAAGTCGTAATTCATTAAGAGTACTTTATGTTGCTAGGTAGTCAATCCTATGTTTGTGTGATATTTTCAGTTTAAGTATTGTGTTTATGTTATCTTTATGTTTTGTACTCACATTTACCATATATTCTTATGCTAACCTTGTGACATAAATTAAGCTTTTTTCCCCATTCCTTTTTGCCaatgacaaaagggggagaataATTAGTATATGATTGTTTGTATGGTTGTATTGCTTGTCTCTAACAAATTTGTAGCAAGGCGTTTCAATCCTCATTCATGGATTGTGGGGGAGTCTCAATCTTAGGGGGAGTTTTATTGATTAGAGAAAGCTAAAGCATCAAAGTTTCAAGCaagggttgtcatcatcaaaaagggggagaatgtgaagccAAGCTTCCAcacttgttttgatgaagacaaactaTTATTGCAAAAAGTGGAATGACTCAACTCTTCTAGCACAGTAagtttcaaaatatctttcaattcTCAAAGAAATTCCTTTGATTGATCAATTTATTAAAGGTATAGAATTTAACTCTCAAAATATACATACAAGTGTTCAAATATATTTGTTCATATCATAAAATTCTTTGGTTTCAAAAAGATTTCAAAAGGTTacaaaaaaatagtatttttaaaaGGTATTTGTGGCTATTCGTGCTGCTATAATCGGGTAGCAGCCATGCTGAAACCGGTTATAACGTGAAAAATATCACAATATCTGCAACGTTACTTTGTGTAACTAGGTAGCAGccatgctgtaaccggttacacacgAAACAGTGGCAAAAATGTTGAATGCTATTTTTTGAAATCTCAACACATTGTTATTTTCAACCATTGCATTCACTCATGTTTTGTACCCTTTTGAAGAGGTATTATGAAAGTATAAAAACCTTTTAATTTTAGATTTCAAAACACCTTTTCCAACAAATATTTTCACCTTTCTAAAATTAtctcatctttcaatattttcaAAGTCTTGAAATTAGATTTTTTCTGCATTTCTCTTTCATTGAAACTTAagaaaaattcatatcatttctTGAACACTTATTGTATATCCTTGAGAAAGTTGTTCTTGGAAAAGTAGGTCAATCAAGTGATTTATAGATTATATTTCTATTCAAAAACTCTTGTAAAATTTAGAAAATACTTGTTCTATTCTTACTGTCCAGGGTCGTTGGAAGCAAGTGTGTGCTTTGAAGAGCATTGTTCTTTTAGCACTTAGTGTTGAGATCTTAAGGGTTTTAAGAGCATTTGATCTTTATATAGTTTAGATAGTGAAGCATCAAATTTGGTGAGGATAGGCTTGTACAATTATTCTAACTATAGagaaatctctttcatgttgaaaggggactggagtactttcggattgtgaggggaaatAGTATATATCGTTGTATCTTTTATCTTTCCGAATTTTATTGCTTTATCCACACTTAATGAAACCAGAAATTTTATTGGTCCTAAATCACCCCCTCTTAGGTGCACTTCATACTTACGTCACAAACATTTATACAACCTGATCTTGAGATTATTAAGAACTTACCCCAAACACAAATAACTTTTACCTCAAGTTAAATTAAAACCTTCTTAAATATTTATAGACTGAtataaaaattcaataataaatctttttctaacaAAGCTCAATAAAATAcaacataaatttatatatatttatacatggTATCACTTAGAGACtcaatatatacatacatatatatatatatatatatatatatatatatatatatatatatatatatatatatatatatatatatatatatatatatataattgaatcTCTAAAGGTATGCTTGGTTAACAAGAAGAGAAGTATGAAACTTATGGTGCTTGGTTAACAAGAGAAGTAAGGAAGAGAGATTTAATATGGTGGGATCCACGTGATTTTTCATTCTTCACAAATTTGAGAAGAAAGTGCAGAGAGAACGTGTTGTATTTTTTTTCCCATTAACTACCCTTTATAAAATGTATGCATCCTCTaataactttattttaatttaaagggTATTGTTGTTGTAACTCggtttttttgaggcgaactgactccttgctcttttttttttatattttttttatgtttttgcaagagtcgccaccaacttttattttatccaacatttaggaaaggcataaaagaacaggaaagaccttttgacagattttgggttcggggggttggttatacaaagggaaggttttaagcaccctttgtatccatggttatccatgggctcttaattgcttagatcacttttgctcttgtttgatttttaaaataagctcggcaagacattaagccttgtgcctacatacctcctcggtgcaatggagaagtcagagctaatgtagtttcgcttaaaagggaaaacgttttttttttaaaaggaataaacactttatcgtcgtcggagagaaatactcagccattgatcatgatcatgagaacaaatagattctttgcatcacaaatgaaagaagggctccaactcggatgaaaatcaacgagtatgacactatctctttcacgtggaaaagattcaattatatcaatcaatcttaaaatcgtggggtatctcaactcactacaacacttaatcgtgtctaaactttaaaagaaaagccactaagggcaaaaagtattttataagaaaagacttttaaaagaggttttacaaacataagaagattttggaaaaagggagaatatcttgaaaatttaagaagtaggagg encodes:
- the LOC131660347 gene encoding uncharacterized mitochondrial protein AtMg00810-like; protein product: MHGKFEMSMMGKLNYFVGLQIKKLKDGIFINQSKHCKELLKRFDMDNCKTMFTPMGSGTYVDQDESRVSINIIIYRGMIGSLLYLTTSRPDITFSAFVCALFQANPKESHVTVVKRIMKYLKGTMNVGLWYPKGSVCDLLGYSDADYAGCKTNRKNKSGTCHILGNALVSWSCKK